GTCTGCCTCAGCAGCAGCCTGGCCTCCCCGTCTTGAGCCCTCTGAAGAAACAGCGCCCTCATTTTGGGTGCTCACCTTAGCTCTGGGACTCCTGGGCGACACCTCCTGGTCCTTTGCTTGGCCGCCCTGTTCCTGGCTGCTCTGGGGGATGACATGGGTCTTCTTGGAGATGATCCTGGAACTGACACCAGCTCTCCCTGAGGGTGAACTGACCCCCCGAGAGGGCAGTGGAGAGGTGGAGGGCCTGTGCAGGTTGTTCCGGAGGTCAGCCTTCTCAAAGACGGCACTGAGTTGGCTTACGGTGGGCGAGACCGCCTCCACCGCACCACCTCCATCCAGATTGTCCAACGACTCTGTGCTGCCATTGAAACGCACCACCACATCCAGCCGACCGTCCTGGAAGCCAGAAGCCCGCTCTTTCTTTAACAGGATACGGTTGGTGGCCGCCTGCTTCTcctgcaggtggcgctgttCAAATATCTTGCGGGTCTCCTGCAGTTTGGAAAAACCAGACGACCCCCTGTGTTGGCCCCCATCTATTTTGGGGTCAAAGCGACTGACGCGCTCTGAAACAGTGGCGCCCAGTTTGAGCAGTGCACTGTGGTCAACGTTCTCGTTTAGGCTGCTGGCCCTAGGCAGTGAGAGACGCACTGACCGGTCACTGCTCTTAGCCAGGTCCTCACCCTCCCCGGGAACAGGAGAGCCCATCTGCAGGAACATGTTCTTGATGCGGTGCACATTGGAGCCATACCTGCGGCCCCGAGAAGATGACTTGGGCTTACTGTCCTGGCCATCGCCGTTAGCAGCGCTGTTCAGCGAGTCCTTCGCCTGCTTCAGCGCTTGGATGCCCGCCTCGTACGCATTCCTGTGCGGAGACGGGCTCCTGAGATTGGAGTTGGAGttggagctggagctggagctggagctggTAGTGGTGCTTGCGCTGGCTGAGGACGGGGACTCGGTCTTCATCATGATTAATCAAGCGTTGCTGAGGTAGGTCAGTAACGGCATAGCTCCCCTTTATCTCCTTTGGTAGGTCATCGCAAACCGGTCAGATCCACCATAGGCAGCGGTCAGCAAGATAGGAACACAAACGCGGGCACAGAATTAGGGAAGCGAATGGGGAGAATACAAAAATCAGGCTTCTGCATCTATGATTTACATCGGTATTTCACAATAAATTGAAAAGGGAAAAATACGCTACTTTCTTTCAAGTACGTGCAAATCTGTTACGAAAATATCGACCGATACGTTACCAGCGATCCCCGCATTTATCAGTCACTTGTGTTTAATCCCCTTTACATGACATTTTTGATCTCTTGAATTTTCTCATCCGCCTTATTGCAGATTTCTGGTCCTCCCGCAACAGAAAAGCTGCAGCAAAGAGGAAGAGCACCCCTGGGTCTTAATGCCAGCCCTATTACTATTTCCTCCTTCCTCATCATTGTTATTTCAAAAATCAAACGTTAACTGTCGAAGCGAAAAAATAATGCAAAGCCCTGCTACTTGCATTTTTTATCGATTATGCTATACATATGCCTGACTAAACAATACGTACTAccgtttttaaaaaagaaattctTGCATATATACCGCTTAGTGAAAGCAATGCATTTCCTTAATGTCTAACACCGGACATTAGCAGTATTAAGTTATATCAGCAACTGCTTCCattcttcattttatttttgtctgtctgtcgaaaACAACGCAAATGGTAGCCGAATAATCTTTATACACTGACTCTTGTCTAATCTTCACACATTTCGAGCTAGTATTCAGTGTCGGAAATATGCATTTATTGGCGTTTGAATTGCCAGCTGTGTCTTTAAATTGAAACAACATTCTTTTTTGAATATAGattgtaaaaataaaagacAAAATAGCTCGACTCGAACATAAACACAGTCGGATGGGACGACTTTTGTCTGACTATTTGTTTTCTCGTTTGAAAAGCAAAATGCCACCTATTTCATAAACTATCTTGTCGTCTTTAATGCTTGTGTTATATGTATTTTACGTTCAAGCAGTGTCGGTGGCTATCACGAATGtaatctttattttaataataacgGCATTTTCTCGTATTTTGATGGCAAACGTGAGTCAACATTACTGCTGTGGATGCATGAAATTTGACAAGCATATGTGATTTCTAACGGACGGCTTTGTTGAGAGAGATGAATGTTGCAACAGCCGCtggaatatttttaaatgattgaaAAAACACAGCTGCCGCTTTAGGCTATACACGCGTAGATCGTTGCGCACGGCAAACGGTACAGCGATGGTGAGCATCGCAGCcagatgtttatttgtttaaataagCGATTATGACTGTTTGACTCAAACCATCCCCGGCCACCATAGCTTTAGGACCATGCGGAGAATTGGGGCCTCGGTCGTGTACCCTACTGATGCCTTTACTCTGCTACGTTGCTTCCTGCATCTTTTGCATTCCACGATAATGTCCACATTAACAGCGGCCAAAGGGACAGGCGTAGGCGGTAATCACGCCAGCGGAGACGTGCGGCCCCGGCGGTACCTGGTAAATGGACGCTTCTTTCAGGAGTCTCCTGCCGCGCGCTCCATTGTGTCCACGCTCTGCTTTCGCTCCCCAGAATCGCGGCGAGCTGTCAGCACTGCcctcctctcgctctctctctctctctctctctctctctctctctgtctctctctctctctctctctctgtctctctcttcctccctctgtctccctccctctctctctcttcctgtctctctctctttctgtctgtctctctccctccctctctctctccatccctccctctctctatctctctctctctccctcctcctctctctatttctcTCCTCTAcccctctatctctctctccctccctctctctttccctctgtctccttccctctctctctccctccctctctcactcACCCAGTCTCTCGTCGTGAGCATATGGCATCTCTAAAACATAAATACTTTGCAATGGTATACGTCAGAATTCTTTATTTGCCTTTTCCACACCAGTACAATTTTTTTACCCGCACCATCCAGTTCGTGTCATGTAATGTAAGAGAACGAAAAAGCACAAAACAAAAGCAAGACACTGACAAAACGTAAAAGTAGACATAACTAGGAACTGCAGAGGTACGCATTTCTGTAATAAATGCGAAATAAATAGAAAGAATGGATGAAATAGAAAATAAGGCTAAATAGAGTATAAATATATCaaagaaatataaaaagagatggcTGAAATAGGAAATACGGCAATGTGCAAACTGTAAAGTATTGTTCTGTTTAGTAAAGTATATTGTGCATTTATGAGGCTGATGATTGATCACACTGCGCTAAATTGCAGAGGTATAAATTGTTAACCCGGCTGGTGGCAGTCCTGATGCTGCTTTATCTTCGGTCGGACCTCGGTCTGGAGAACAGTTTTTGACCAGGGTGAGTCGGCTCATACTCTCTTAACTCTATATACTCTCTTAACTGTACAAATTGTACATACTGCATATAATGGACTTGCTACTCTCTGCACTTCTGATTAGATGCTAAACTGTATTTCGTTGCcctgtatttatacatgtgtaatgacaataaagttgaatctTATCTAATCCAATCTAGCTGTTTCTGTATGTTCTGTATGGATTCTACTGAAGGAAGAATAAAGAAAGGCATGTTGTGCAAAAGGAATAAATAtcactccccgtcggggaatcgaaccccggtctcccgcgtgacaggcggggatactaaccactatactaacgaggagacgttcagttttattttatatattattttattcaaTCATATCTTATTTGTTAAGTTCGTGTATATTTGTTGGTATGAGATTTTCCTTTAATGTTGGCATAGATATAGGCCTATATTATATATGAGGGGGCGTGCCGTTACAATCGGGGTAAAGGACTGTTTTTTTAAAGAGAACGAGATTCTTTTAGTTAGACGTTGCCATTGTCGACTTCGTATTAGTGACTTGGCGCAACGGGGGAAGCATTTCTGTATGGAGAATTTGTCTTTTAATACGACATACCAATGTAGCCAATGTATTCATCCATAAAACCAttttgtaattcactgcgttactgtcactgtaaaGGATGATCAAACTGACATTATATTCTATATAACAAGAGAAACAGAGGGTTAGATATACGCAGAGCATAATGGACTGTACTGAGTGTCAGTGTCAttaggtattattattattgtttatttctGTGTAAGGTTCCCCttagtgcagtggttctcaaacttggtcctcgggacccactgccctgcttgttttccagctatccctgccccacacactgctgattacctggatcaggtgtgttcagtcaatcagaagctgaaagacagctgggacttctgtgtggggcagggatagcaggaaaacaagcagggcattggggcccgaggaccgactttgagaaccactgccttaGTGAGACCAGAGGtgtatggataccctggcagattcagggtgGGCTGCATTATAGGGGGCCTCGAATATATCAGATTATAAGCTATGCAATCAGGGAACTCAAGAAACACGAAACAACAAACAGGGAACTTTACTGTggctaacccccaccccccagctggCAAACAACCACAAAACTCACCTTTCACTGGTATTCCATTTATAATTTAAAGCAGATTACCATGCCCTCTTTGGAGATCACACTTTCTAATTTGCTTCTCCAGATGGACCTTGTGTAGTTCCTTAATAGACCACTAGGAAGAGAAGGTATGTTTGTGGAATACTGGACTCGGCCATGTCGTCCAGATGGATAGAAACCTCATTACCTGGGTCAGCCAGGCTCTGTTAGATGCGAATAAGTAACTACATACAAtcagcaaatgctcttctggggcTGTGACAACCCATATTTCCTCAGAAAGTGGTAACGGTAGTGGAGGTCCGGCAGGGTTGCCATAAAGAGAAAaattaggatgattccaaggacCTTTGaatgacaggggccctaaaaaatgtgaaacactactgcagacacacacatacctccTTCTCTTTGTCCCCCACTTACTGATGCTTTACTGCTTTTGTGAAGCACCTCTCGCTCAGCTCTTCCAGTCAGCGTGTGGTTGCCTGATGTTAGACGTCACTGCAGTGGAGCCCCACTGTCCCATCAGCCCAGCTCAAACACGAGCCAGTTTGAGCTCTCTGGCAAATGTTGTTACCAAAATCTAATGTGCAAAATTAGTCATACAAGCAGAGCACAGAAAGCAATCAATGACGCTTACGGTACTGAAACTTATGAGTCGCATTACTTAGGCGCACTGCACAGATGAACACAAATATAGACAGCAGTGCACGCATGGTCTATTTGGGAATGCGGGGAACTAAAATAGCTGAAGCAAACTACTTCTACACAGCAGTCCCCATATTCCTTCTGCTACTGTCAATCACATAGCATAAAACAAGATGGCTGACAAGAGCTGGGAATTGTGTCTTACAGGCaagtttttctgtgttttttttatgacGTAACAAATGTCAGAACTGTATATTTGTCATGCGAGACAGGAATGTAAAGGGTATTTGAAAACAGAACAATGATGTGTGTTTTTCATTACACTTGGCATCCATGAGGTCGAGAGACATGCCAGGTTTGTTTCTTGACATTTTCTGAAGCATTTGAGTGAGTGAGCTACTTCTGCATGTAAAGGGCTTGTTCAAATGTACCAAACTCCTCTTTGgatattatttaaaacatttcacttcattttaaaacattttaatcaaACTTAAAACATTTCACTGTTGTTAGTCTTTTTTAGTTGATTATGTAGGCGTTACGTTTATGAAAGTCTTTAGAAAGTGAAGGTGATTTCTCAGTCCACATATGTATTTAAAGAGCAGCAGGGAGTACAGTAGCTAAAGATGAGGAACTTGTGGCCCAGGCAGCAGTTAACTGTGAATATGAAAACAAATATCTGAGCAGATGCAAGCTGCCCATTACAAAAGTGTCTGAGTGTTTTGTTAGCGCTGTGCATGGGCTGTGTTGTGAGTGCAGTTATGTTCCCAGCATTGAGGATTATAGGAGTTATTTTCTctccacacagtctgtctggcCAGTCTCCTGGCGGTCCATGCAGATATAAAGGTTTTTACTCAAGTGGGTCAACTGTTTGTGCACGAGTTGCACAGAGAAACCTTCCAGGGTGATTTTGAACCATTCCTCAAACACTACGGTAAGAGCATGTTTGAGAAGTGGCTCTCAGCCAGCTCATGGTTGTTGGCTTTCAGACTTGCCAACAAGTTGGCTTGAGAACATCCTTGCCACCGTCCATCCATACAGCCATCCATtttcccatcgcagggcacactctcacaccattcactctcacatgcattcctacgggcaatttagcaagtccaattagcctcagcatgtttttggactgtggggggaaaccggagtacccggaggaaaccccacaatgacatggggagaacatgcaaactccacacacatgtaacccaggcggagacttgaactcgggtctcagaggtgtgaagaaacagtgctaatcactgcaccaccatgtcacccCCTCCTTGCCATTGTACCTGGTTTTAATCAAAGGCTTTAATATGAATTGTTCTGATGAATAATTGGGTAAAAATGTAACCTAAAAAAAGCAACCTGCAATACAACCTCATACTTAGAAGAAAAGTGTCACATTAAAGTTGAGCGTgggagtgtctgtgtgtatttggtGTATTAGTATAAGTATTTAGCAATTAGGAAAAAGACAATAGATTTAGCCTAGCCAGAAGTTATTGCTGTGTAAACAATTGCTCATTTGTCTAAGTTAGCTAACACATCGTAGCCAATGAACATGCACGGTGTTCCCCAGCGGTGGTGCACCCGGTTTGCAGCAGTATCTGTTTTCATGATCTGCTATAATTAATCATTCCACTAGGTGGAGTCATGAGTTAAGTAAAGTAGGGTCAGTATCATTGGCtggtctttcattttcttttaaaaGCTCCAAGATATACCTATGATGTCACCCGCTCGCAAAAAATGCACTGTCATAGCTGTGGTGTTGTTGCAGAATGATGTGAAAATTAAATGTGTGAGTAAAGTAATCAAAACCTGATCTTAAATGGAACCCAAATGAATATGAATCTTCATATTTCCATCTGTGCGGTCTGATGTGGGAAAAAGGCCGGGTGTACGATGACCCCATGGTGTTCAAATGCAACAAGCAGTACTTCCCAGACCTGCCCCACTGGCTTCGGTACACCCAGAGGCATCCAATGGATAACGGATTCCTGTACGGTACCCCCTTTGAAGAGGACCAAGGCAAGAACGTGATTGAGGTACTGATTCCCGCTGCCTGCTCGAGTGGACTGTATATCCCACTGCTGTCAGGAAAGTGTTTGTAGTACAGGGATGTTCTTAGGGTCATCTGATCAATAATCTGTAGGATCTATTACAACAGAAAAAGGAAATGGAGCTCAGCAAACGGCACAAATTCCAAGAATAAAAGTGACATTCTTTTTTGTGCTGTTGAGATCACGTAGCATCAACCATGTAGGAATGATTATTTATAAATATGGATATTATTAGACAGTTGCTTTACAGCAAGCGATGCATTTTCTTTCAGTTAACAGACCCTCAAGTTCACTGCAGAAATGCTAAAGATTTAGGTATATAATCTAGTAAACTTTATTTTCCACAAGTATCTTCCtagttcctcaaattcattgGTCAGAACTTTGGTGTAAGCAATTATTGTACTTATAGGTGTCTCATTTACATAATAGTACCTTTGATTGGGAAGGGTCCAAAACCCTGAAAATGAGTAGGGGCTTCAGTGATTATTAAACATGAGGCATGGCATTTAGGATTAAACATATTTGGGTTTATCTCCATGACAGATCACAGTCATTAACAAGCGGAGCTACGATACCTTCCGGGACAGGATGGTGATAACTGTCGGACCATCAGGTACAGccagatcttttttttttttttgaccttCTGATTATATGCCAAACTAACAGTAAGGGACAGTAATAATAAGTTTCCCTTCAGGAAAGAAGATGCCGTATCAAGCTGAATTCTTCATCCCCCTGAGGGAAATTGAGAAAGTGCTGCCCTCTACAGTTCAGGATGATATAAAGCAGGACATTCAGAAGATGTGGGGGACACACAGGCTGATCCTCGTCAATATCAGCTCTGCACTAGAGAGAGGTGGCAGAGTGCCCCTCCCACTGCCAGGCCACTATGAGGGGTAAGCAACTAACATTGCAGAATTATACACTCTTCGTGTTTGAGGCACATCTCTGAGTACATTTACACATCAAGGTTCCTCGGCCTGGACACTTTCACTCCACTTCAGCACAGGACTCAAATTCAGCAGCAGTTTAATTTGCTTGAAGAGGCTCATTGACACACATTACAGGCAGGTCATTTAATGTAATTGAGCTGCGATTGAAAGCCTTATGGTAACATTGATTGGATATATGCATGCATATATACATGTATTCTTAAATATATagattatatataatttaatatatacaTGTGTGCAGTGGGGAGAGAATATGGGAAATCTAACTGGACAGGCAATGGGAAGCAGTGGACTGGTCTCCAGGTTTTGTGGTGCAGGCAGGTTGTGACAAAAGGCAGCGGCCGTCCCCGTGCATATGTGCCGTTTCCATGGCAACCCATCTGTCGCATTTGCACATTCTGATGGTCTACATTAGCACCACCAGTTGTTTTACTTCCTCCCAAACGTCTAAGTCAGAGGGGCCGCAAACTGGCATAGACCAGCgttacatttatataatgaTGTCAGAATGTCTTGCTCACAAAAATGTTACAACACTTAATAATACTACAACACTGCATGTTTAATTTCGCAGTGTCACACCTAGATAATGGTGCCACAATAATGCATATTTGTTTTGTTACCTCTTTCCCATTCAATACTCATGTCTTTTGTTAGCTCCTTTATCTTAATATATGGGgggaaaatcataaaagataaaAGCTAAAAATCAAATAGCTCAAGGTAACATCAAATGTAAATTTTAAGTGAATGAAAGTGTTATGCAATGATGAAAGCAATTTACacgagtggccaaaattgtggaaacacctagAATTTTAGGCATTATGCTTTAAAATTGACCACAGAAATACTGGCAGTAATGTTTATAAGcaaagaatgttacaaatatgcactggatgattaaataagtaactggagcaacagaTGAATAAActtctgcaatctctaaaaatgttgtaataaaagtgtttccacaattttggccaataGTGTAACTAGGAAAActctttacattgtatttggAAATTATAAGATAGCAACTATAAATTGTAACTGGTTAAGTTGCAACCATTAAATTACTACTCACCTCTCTTTGTAATTAGGGAGTATCTTGTGCAATCAGGAAAACTGGggtatgtgtgttttttcagGGTGTATGTGAAGCTAGGCTCTGAGCAGCCCTTCTCGGATTGCCTGCTGCGGATTGAGCGTGCCGAGCACTGGCAGCAATGCAGAGCTACTGGAAAGGCCTCCACTGACTGTACAGTGTGCTCCAATCCCAGCAACTGCATTACATGGTGCAACACCACTCTGGTCAGTGCCGCTGCATGGCGTGGTGCACACTGCTGGCCCGCGTGCACGATGATGCTGCAGTGTCGCCAACGGAAACACTAGCCCTAACTGCGTATACGACAGGAACATCATTAGGCAGATTATCACTCGTTACTGTATGCAAATATCAATACTTTAGGTAATTATGTCATTATCATTAGTAATTACGCCTTAGGTCataaaatgacattttcaaaGTAACAATAACACTGCCTTAGGAAAACAATTATAAAAACTGTAACCCTCACAagaaagatagatagatagatagatagatagagacagagagagacagatagtTTTCTGCTTCATATCCACCAAGTATCCAACAAGAGGCCAGCCAGCTGTTAGCGACACACACTGAGATCTGTAGCCCCCCTACTGTTGGTGTTCACTTGGCTCTGTCCCAGACAGACGTATCTGAGCAAAAAAGGCGCAAAGTTATACATGTTACTGATCTTGTGGTCCCCCAAACTCTCCTTGGCTCCCTCCAGATCGACCTGTCcaagcccccacccccgcccccggcACCAACCCGTGGTTCCGGAATTCTGGAGGCTCAGGGATTCTACGACCCCCCCGAATCCCCTCCCACCCATGACTACTTCCCGGCATACATCGGGATGGTGATCGTCCCCCTGGTGCTGATCGCCCTGCTTTGCGCCGTCCTGGCGTACATCATGTGCTGCCGGCGAGAAGGGGTGTACGTCTGACAGCTCCTCCCAACCGCTTATACCTCGACTTATACCCACCGTTAACCTCACAAAAAAAGACCATGAAGAAAAGCTTAGAGGGAAACACACATGTAATGCAATTTCTGTAGGGAGCATaatgcaaaacaatacaaaGCCAAGTGTACTTTCAACACTTCCTGTGTATGAATGCACAGGCATTCAGCTCACTTTATTTGCTTTGTTTTAAACCCTACATCGATGGTGCAAAAGATAGCGAAATATTCTGCTGCAGTGTGTAACACTGCTGACTGCTGTGGTCataattttctttaattttcTTCCCAGGGACAAACGGGATGCAAAGACAGCTGAGTAAGCACATCCCTGCCTCATCATGCCGCCCACGCGGCGTAGCCATGTTTTATAGTGCTCATACTCTGTGTGCGTCCGAATGTTACTACCAGCCAAAGGACACAAAGGGCACTTCGCACTACTGAATGCAAAACAGACACCACAGCCTCCAGTAGGCAACCGTGTGTCTGACCGCAGGTTCTGCATCTGTGAAAAGATTTGACTCTGTTCATGAACCTAAATAACTTCATATTCTGATGTCAAATCAAACAGGAAAAATGATCTACGCTGGTCATTTTAGTTGAACCACGCAAAGCAACCTGAAGTAAGATACCCAGtataattaaatacatttaggATGAGAGGAAGTGCTTGCTGTGCACCGGCTGTCATTGGGTACACGAGAGGTGAAaagttcaggtgcagaaagtaaaaatccagacctggattttgtttcaaccgaccagTTGAACAGTCTATgacttgtgactctttatactcaactggttggttgaaacaaaatgttggtgtggatttttactttctggacctgagctTTCCTCCTCTGGGGTTCATCCCGCCTCTCCCTCCCAGCATACAGCTGTACCACCACCACACCATCCACAGCGACACCGATGAGCTCCGGAGCATGGCCGACATCCGCCAAGCCTCCCGGCCCCAGTCCACCCTGCCTATGTTCAACGCCCGCACAGGAGAGAGGATGCCCCCCCTCCAGAGGCAGTTCGATGCAGACAGCCCCCACATCCCCCTCATTATGGCCCAGCAGTGAGTTTCTATGGTACTATAAAGGtgttaaagcccccccccccatgaccctggagCCCAAAGCCCTTACAGAGCCACTCGCACAATTATGTCAGGCAAGTTAGAAGGAGACTCTCAGAAACGGAACATTTAGATAAGTCAAACACTACTAAACAATCCAAAAATACAAGATGGTTATGGGTGCaattttaaggtttttttttctattgtttTCCAAATTAAATCAGGTGCAAAACTTTTATATGTCAAGTGATTTAAGTAGCGGGTAACTCTAGAAAGCTATAACATATAAATATCAGTAGCCTTTTTGAGCTGATGTACGTAcagctttttaaatttgttGGAGCTTACTTTCAAAATCATTCTAGATAATGATGTATTTGCTGCTGCctcgatttttttttccaacaatccTTTGCTATGACTTTCTGTTCTGGTATTTTAACCAATTGTATTTGCAGTGTGTTATATTTGAACTGTCACACAAACTTAGACAATGCTAAATTTAATGTTATCTAACTTTCTCTCTCATTTTGACAGAGATCCAAACACAGATATGCCTTCCAGGTGAGACCGCCCTATTCACTTCGCAGGACACTTCACCTACAGCGTTTCGATTTTCAGCTTTGTGTGCTGTGAACAAGCTGCAATACCAACTTTATCCGTATGATGGCAACATTGGTAACTATTAGAAAGACCCGTGAAGGAGGTCAAGGCAAAATGGTAGGTTTGCTAAGTTGATTCAGCACGGGACTGGTCAGTTGACGAGTGTTTAGTGCTTTTAAACTTTCAGACTTGTAGCTCATCATTCCGACTAGTAATTGTCTTTAATAAACAGTTGGTATTTCTGAGAACTGTAACGTTTTTTTTTATCCTCAGGTAACCGTCATATAAGAAGATACCGGGGTATCACAGAATCTGGCTTTTCTACATTAACTGGTTTGCTGAAGTCAGAAAACTACAAAACACCTTCCTTATTCTGTCCGCTGGATTTGTGATCATATATCTTAACAGATATTACAAATATTATACTTTAATATTAGTTAATAATTTCTACTTATATTGATATTTCCAATTATTGTGATGCCGCAAGCATTTCAATGAAATATAATTTCTGTGGTCAAAAgtaaaattttgctgtggtaaattaaattaattgattAAATTTATACCTGGTTGCGAAGTATAGTATGGCACAATAAGGTTTAAAGGGATATCAAACATACATTTTGCAGGAAATTTCTAATGTCATATAGCCGACAACAACAAAgcataaacattcatacttatttTTAACATTCTGAAAGTACAGAGACAACGGTCCATATGCATATATTAATACCAGGCGCATTCTTCATAACCATGTCTTTGTCCATTAGGTTATATGAGGATAAGTCTTTTCAATAATCGATGTAATACTTTGAATTCGAGATGCTAAAATATCGGccttaaaaatgaaaattagtAAATACatttcacactgaaaaaaatcacatgaAATAAAAATTGTATACTTTTCGATTATGAAAAGCGTCGTTATCCAATTATTTGTGAATCGTAGTAATTAAGACGCGCTTGAGGCTAGAGACCAATTAGCCAATGAAGCGGGGTTATGCGTGTAGGTCTGAAACAAGGTCCAATCAATTACTCGTGCCGGTTCGCTCACGCAATGGAATGAATCATTTACAGGTTTAGAAACTCAGATCTACATAATACATAAATTAGTTGTGACGAATGCGTTGTTAATCATCTGTTAACCTGTA
The sequence above is a segment of the Brienomyrus brachyistius isolate T26 chromosome 5, BBRACH_0.4, whole genome shotgun sequence genome. Coding sequences within it:
- the sgca gene encoding alpha-sarcoglycan isoform X1, giving the protein MADKSWELCLTVCLASLLAVHADIKVFTQVGQLFVHELHRETFQGDFEPFLKHYGRVYDDPMVFKCNKQYFPDLPHWLRYTQRHPMDNGFLYGTPFEEDQGKNVIEITVINKRSYDTFRDRMVITVGPSGKKMPYQAEFFIPLREIEKVLPSTVQDDIKQDIQKMWGTHRLILVNISSALERGGRVPLPLPGHYEGVYVKLGSEQPFSDCLLRIERAEHWQQCRATGKASTDCTVCSNPSNCITWCNTTLIDLSKPPPPPPAPTRGSGILEAQGFYDPPESPPTHDYFPAYIGMVIVPLVLIALLCAVLAYIMCCRREGVDKRDAKTADIQLYHHHTIHSDTDELRSMADIRQASRPQSTLPMFNARTGERMPPLQRQFDADSPHIPLIMAQQDPNTDMPSR
- the sgca gene encoding alpha-sarcoglycan isoform X2, with the translated sequence MRSRDMPVCLASLLAVHADIKVFTQVGQLFVHELHRETFQGDFEPFLKHYGRVYDDPMVFKCNKQYFPDLPHWLRYTQRHPMDNGFLYGTPFEEDQGKNVIEITVINKRSYDTFRDRMVITVGPSGKKMPYQAEFFIPLREIEKVLPSTVQDDIKQDIQKMWGTHRLILVNISSALERGGRVPLPLPGHYEGVYVKLGSEQPFSDCLLRIERAEHWQQCRATGKASTDCTVCSNPSNCITWCNTTLIDLSKPPPPPPAPTRGSGILEAQGFYDPPESPPTHDYFPAYIGMVIVPLVLIALLCAVLAYIMCCRREGVDKRDAKTADIQLYHHHTIHSDTDELRSMADIRQASRPQSTLPMFNARTGERMPPLQRQFDADSPHIPLIMAQQDPNTDMPSR